The nucleotide sequence GACCAGCACCGGCTGGACGCCGTTATCGCGCCTACCGGCAGTCCGCCCTGGACCATCGACCTGGTCAATGGCGACCACTTCCTGGGTGCCAGCTCGACGCCCGCCGCGGTGGCCGGCTACCCCAGCATCACGGTGCCTGCGGGGTATGCATTCGGCCTGCCTGTCGGCATCTCCTTCATCGGCCGGGCGTGGAGCGAGCCGACGCTGATCCGTCTGGCCCACGCCTTCGAGCAGGCGATGAAGGCCCGACGGCCGCCGCGCTTCCTGCCCACCGCGGATCTCTCCGCGATCTAATCCGCGATCTAAGAGGAGGAGTAGCCATGCTTACATCGGGAATGGTCATCCGTCGTCTTCCCTATCTCTTCGTCCTGGCGTCCGCCTTCCTGCTGCCAGCCGGGGCGGCCGCGCAGCGCACCGCCAAGCCGGTGCTGCACGGCCGGCACTGGATCGCCATTACGGGCAAGCCGCTGGCCGCGACGGCCGGAGCCATGATGTTCCAGAAGGGAGGCAATGCAGTGGACGCCGCCTGCGCCATGCTCGCGGCCACGACCACCATGTGGGACGTGCTGAGCTGGGGTGGCGAGACGCAGGCGCTGATCTACAACCCGAAGACGGGCAAGGTCGTGGGCATCAACGCCCTGGGCGTGGCACCCTCGGGGGCGACGGCGGAGTTCTTCAAGCAGAAGGGGCTCAAGTATCCGCCGGAGGACGGGCCCTGGTCCGCGGTGACGCCGGGCACGCCGGGCGGGCTGCTGGTCATGCTGGCGGAGTTCGGCAAGCTCGCGCTGGCCGACGTACTGGCGCCGGCCATCCAGATGGCGGACGGCTACCCCATCGAGGCGCAGACAGCGAACAGCATCGAGCGGAACAAGGAGAAGCTCAAGCAGTGGCCGTACTCGCGCCAGGTCATGCTGCCCCACGCCGGTGCTGCGCGCGAGGCGCCGGCGGCCGGCGAGATCTTCCGCCAGCCGGATCTGGCCGCCACGCTGCGCAAGCTGGTCGAGGCCGAGCAGCAGGCGCTGCGGCGCGGGAGAAGCCGCAAGGAAGCGATCTACGCGGCGTACGACCGGTTTTACAAGGGCGACGTCGCCAGCGAGTTCGTGCGCGGCGCGCAGGAGCAGGGCGGGCTGATCACCATGGAAGACCTGGCCCGGTGGAGGGTGCAGCTCGAGGAGCCGGTCAAGACCGACTACAAAGGGATCGAGGTCTACAAGCTGACGCACTGGGTGCAGGGCCCGGTGCTGCTGCAGGCACTGAACATCCTGGAGAACATGAACCTCGAGTCCCTGGGCTACAACAGCGCCCGCTACATCCACGCGCTCTACCAGACCATGAACCTGGCCTTTGCCGACCGGGACTTCTATTACGGCGACCCTTACTTCCCGCCGGCCGAGCCGATCCGGGGGCTGCTCTCGAAGGAGTATGCGAAGCAGCGCTTCCAGCAGATCAACTGGGAGCGGAACGACCCGGCGGCCGCGCCGGGCGACCCCTACCCCTTCCAGGGCGAGAGCAACCCGTTCCGCCACCTGCTGGAGAAATGGAACGCGCGCCCGCCCGTGACCTCAGCAGAGTCGAGTCCTCAGGCGCTGCACGACTTCGAGCAGGCGTTCTACCGGGGCACGACCTCGATCCAGGCGGCGGACGCCGAGGGCTGGGTGGTCTCGGTCACGCCCAGCGGCGGCTGGATCCCGGCCGTGATCGCCGGGCGCACGGGCATGGGCATGAGCCAGCGCGCGCAGAGCTTCGTG is from Gemmatimonadota bacterium and encodes:
- a CDS encoding gamma-glutamyltransferase, yielding MLTSGMVIRRLPYLFVLASAFLLPAGAAAQRTAKPVLHGRHWIAITGKPLAATAGAMMFQKGGNAVDAACAMLAATTTMWDVLSWGGETQALIYNPKTGKVVGINALGVAPSGATAEFFKQKGLKYPPEDGPWSAVTPGTPGGLLVMLAEFGKLALADVLAPAIQMADGYPIEAQTANSIERNKEKLKQWPYSRQVMLPHAGAAREAPAAGEIFRQPDLAATLRKLVEAEQQALRRGRSRKEAIYAAYDRFYKGDVASEFVRGAQEQGGLITMEDLARWRVQLEEPVKTDYKGIEVYKLTHWVQGPVLLQALNILENMNLESLGYNSARYIHALYQTMNLAFADRDFYYGDPYFPPAEPIRGLLSKEYAKQRFQQINWERNDPAAAPGDPYPFQGESNPFRHLLEKWNARPPVTSAESSPQALHDFEQAFYRGTTSIQAADAEGWVVSVTPSGGWIPAVIAGRTGMGMSQRAQSFVLDEAENPFNVIEPGKRPRVTLTPTLALKEGKPFLSFAVQGGDSQDQNLLQFFLNVVEFGMNVQQAAEAANINSFQMRSSFDDHSSRPGRLLLNEAVPPWIRDQLRRMGYELTFEERTSGPINAIYFDRKHGSFWGGSSHHGEDYGIAW